The following proteins are co-located in the Mobula hypostoma chromosome 4, sMobHyp1.1, whole genome shotgun sequence genome:
- the LOC134345898 gene encoding galectin-3-binding protein-like, with the protein MTVLFALGLMLLLLGLGEGLENGDLRLSRGRVPSEGRVEVYYDGEWGTVCDDGWDLTDAHVVCRSLGYLNATEAVRGGAFGSGSGPILLDDVFCTGTETSLANCKTKGWKIHDCQHSEDAGVRCDPRRLDQLFGYRLDLTSEFYKSLEELYESRRDCDMNITVNSLEDGREEARSCVHRLILSLHTDGNLLSQAQGNLFNLIVSQDCVQYVDDIIRYFYTRTISVTLSSVKCIHNIASDYRIIAVRDYCDQLFYKLMPQDSSFQQQLELYKYAERVKDPVLQEICLQYFAWNCETFSQTAAWDELSVADLVALLQRSDLVIESEFTLFQAVESWISHSGKTAAIDRLMKSIRFPMMSPEELISLSFNSSLYQQFESMFTQRLLEAFEFHSVRPQLLKYFKDLDNPDFQPRIYTSNQWSRTLAISGLMDSPYQRTGLYGPTASYYNRRQRYGGYNSYYYSSSPRISFQTKQHLSRLFSSSTLQWTGYYHETAQHCRNSYVSCPYDTYPVAVLTTYNTPETVTYRNSVLLLCNNSTVSYVQEMKNSTAVLPSNNSTDFSLFACDNGISTLRFVVQPFYV; encoded by the exons ATGACCGTCCTATTCGCTCTGGGTTTGATGTTACTCCTGCTGGGATTGGGTGAAG ggctggagaatggagacctGCGTCTGTCCAGGGGCCGAGTGCCCAGCGAGGGCCGTGTCGAGGTGTACTACGATGGAGAGTGGGGCACCGTGTGTGATGACGGTTGGGACCTCACTGATGCTCACGTTGTCTGCCGCAGCCTTGGTTACCTCAACGCCACGGAGGCCGTACGTGGAGGTGCCTTCGGATCAG GGTCAGGCCCAATCCTGCTGGATGATGTGTTCTGTACTGGAACCGAGACCTCTCTCGCCAACTGCAAGACCAAAGGCTGGAAGATCCACGACTGCCAACACTCAGAGGATGCTGGAGTTCGCTGTGACCCCC GGAGGCTGGACCAGCTGTTTGGCTACAGACTGGACCTCACTTCAGAGTTCTACAAGTCTTTAGAAGAGTTATACGAGAGTCGCAGGGACTGTGACATGAACATCACGGTGAACAGCCTGGAGGATGGCCGTGAAGAGGCGCGCTCCTGTGTACACAGGCTAATCCTGTCACTGCACACAGATGGAAACCTGCTCAGCCAGGCCCAGGGCAACCTCTTCAATCTGATAGTGTCTCAGGACTGTGTGCAGTACGTCGATGACATCATCAG GTATTTTTACACGAGGACCATCTCTGTCACTCTGTCTTCAGTGAAGTGCATCCACAACATAGCGTCGGACTACAGGATCATTGCGGTGCGCGATTACTGTGATCAGCTCTTCTACAAACTCATGCCCCAGGACAGTTCGTTTCAGCAGCAGCTGGAGCTTTACAAGTATGCAGAGAGAGTGAAGGACCCTGTGCTGCAGGAGATCTGCCTGCAGTACTTCGCCTGGAACTGTGAGACCTTCAGCCAGACGGCGGCGTGGGATGAGCTGTCGGTCGCGGACCTGGTTGCCTTGCTCCAGCGTTCAGATCTGGTCATTGAGAGTGAATTCACGCTGTTCCAGGCAGTGGAGTCTTGGATCTCCCACAGTGGGAAGACTGCCGCCATTGACCGGTTGATGAAGAGTATCCGCTTCCCGATGATGTCTCCCGAGGAGCTCATCTCCTTGTCCTTCAATTCCAGCCTGTACCAGCAGTTTGAGAGCATGTTCACGCAAAGGCTGCTGGAGGCTTTTGAGTTCCATTCGGTCCGTCCACAGCTGCTGAAGTACTTCAAGGATTTGGACAACCCCGACTTCCAGCCACGCATCTACACCTCCAATCAATGGAGCAGGACCCTGGCCATCTCCGGTCTGATGGACTCGCCCTACCAGCGCACTGGTCTGTACGGACCCACGGCCTCATACTACAACAGGAGACAGAGGTATGGCGGCTACAATTCCTACTACTACTCCTCCTCCCCACGCATCTCCTTTCAGACCAAGCAACACCTGAGCCGGCTGTTCAGCTCCAGCACGCTCCAGTGGACCGGCTACTACCACGAAACAGCACAGCATTGCCGCAACAGCTACGTCTCGTGTCCGTACGATACGTACCCCGTGGCAGTGCTGACCACGTACAACACCCCAGAAACCGTCACCTACCGCAACTCTGTGCTGTTGCTCTGCAACAACAGCACGGTCTCCTACGTGCAGGAGATGAAGAACTCGACAGCCGTGCTGCCCTCCAACAACAGCACCGACTTTTCTCTCTTCGCCTGTGATAACGGCATTTCCACCCTCCGGTTTGTCGTCCAGCCCTTTTATGTTTGA